The following proteins are encoded in a genomic region of bacterium:
- a CDS encoding helicase-related protein — protein MADEVGLGKTLVARGVIAKAIDHLWGRVPRIDIVYICSSAEIARQNINRLNVTGQEDLPLASRITLLPITLRDLKTNSVNFVSFTPGTSFSLKSNLGTAEERALLYWLLSEAWDLRGTGPLNVLRGHVQTGNFRDRVRYFRDSREIDKSLAEEFVLAVGRQIASDQQKGQPDLRSRFDDLCTRFSKDKKNIPQEDATDRSRLIGELRSLLAATCLQALQPDLIILDEFQRFKHLLDGDDEASQLARRLFEYADDVSTARVLLLSATPYRMYTTSSEMSEDDHYNDFVRTLGFLLGDETKKAALAGLLKEYRRELFRLDGGGTGRLVELKHQLEFHLRSVMLRTERLAASEDRNGMLVEAPMLGVTLEPQDLEAFVALQRVARLLETNGTLEYWKSAPYLLNFMDNYDLKRALKEAVGDPNEHSALEAALSGAGSLLLPWPAIRAYGEIDPGNARLRGMLTETVRNGAWRLLWIPPSLPYYRLGGPFDDQVLERFTKRLVFSSWLVAPKVIAAILSYESERLMMTSGADTVLENTVEARRRRSPLLRFARDSEGRLTGMPVLGLIYPSMALGRLGDPLEFFRERGADGAAPLISEMLKWVGSRLEGLLPAIGATLGGTGPVDETWYWAAPILLDVLTEPAAARRWLSQGNLDWIWSSAGESRRDQSEDTIWAEHVKRARDLVADRPPLGRPPDDLVSVLAEMALAGPAVAAMRALARIAGGPARFPEDWLRNHAGQVAWAFRSLFNLPEVMALIRGMNPEEPYWRRVLDYCVNGGLQATLDEFAHMLREMLGLFDKKPDEVSAAVSGAMDFALGLRASTTRVDEIVVNNDSHAIAIEDQGMRARFAMRFGDDDADGGAEVTRKDQVRAAFNSPFWPFVVATTSIGQEGLDFHPYCHAVVHWNLPSNPVDLEQREGRIHRYKGHAVRRNLALRYGASALSTGCNDPWDSAFEQGSRDRAEGVSDLVPFWVYQIDGGAKIERHVPALAMSRDLNRLAALRRALTLYRMVFGQPRQEDLLAYLTSRSPEPEVARALSNLRIDLSPPEI, from the coding sequence TTGGCGGATGAGGTCGGCCTGGGCAAGACATTGGTCGCGCGCGGCGTGATCGCCAAGGCGATCGACCATCTGTGGGGGCGGGTTCCCCGTATCGATATCGTGTACATTTGCTCGAGCGCGGAAATCGCGCGGCAAAACATTAACCGCTTAAACGTGACCGGCCAGGAGGACCTCCCCTTAGCTTCACGGATTACGCTGCTCCCCATCACCCTACGAGACTTGAAGACCAACTCGGTGAACTTCGTGTCCTTCACGCCGGGCACGTCGTTCAGCTTAAAGTCGAACTTGGGAACGGCCGAAGAGCGCGCGCTGCTGTACTGGCTGCTCAGCGAGGCTTGGGATCTGCGCGGAACAGGCCCACTGAACGTCCTACGGGGCCACGTCCAGACTGGGAATTTCAGGGACCGGGTGCGCTATTTCCGCGACAGCCGAGAGATCGATAAATCTCTGGCCGAGGAGTTTGTTCTCGCGGTTGGGCGGCAAATCGCCTCCGATCAGCAGAAGGGCCAACCCGACCTGCGGTCGCGGTTTGATGACCTCTGCACCCGGTTCAGCAAGGATAAGAAGAACATCCCGCAAGAGGACGCCACCGACCGTAGCCGGCTAATTGGCGAGTTGCGGAGTCTCCTGGCCGCAACCTGCCTTCAGGCGCTTCAGCCGGATCTCATCATCCTGGACGAGTTCCAGCGATTCAAGCACTTGCTCGACGGGGACGATGAGGCGAGCCAGCTTGCCCGTCGTTTGTTCGAGTACGCGGATGACGTTTCAACCGCGCGCGTCCTGTTACTGTCGGCAACCCCCTACCGAATGTACACAACCTCCTCCGAGATGAGCGAGGACGATCACTATAACGATTTTGTACGGACCCTCGGGTTTCTGCTTGGCGACGAAACCAAGAAAGCTGCGCTAGCGGGGCTCCTCAAGGAGTACCGCCGTGAACTCTTCAGGCTGGACGGCGGTGGGACTGGCCGGCTCGTGGAGCTCAAGCATCAACTGGAGTTCCATCTGCGAAGCGTGATGCTACGGACCGAGCGGCTCGCCGCCTCCGAGGATCGTAACGGAATGCTCGTTGAGGCCCCGATGCTGGGAGTTACCCTCGAGCCTCAGGACCTCGAGGCCTTCGTGGCGTTGCAGAGGGTCGCCCGCTTGCTCGAGACGAACGGTACCCTCGAGTATTGGAAGTCGGCGCCCTACCTCTTGAACTTCATGGACAACTATGATCTCAAGCGCGCGTTAAAAGAGGCCGTCGGAGATCCGAACGAGCACAGCGCGCTCGAGGCCGCGCTTTCGGGTGCAGGATCGCTCCTGCTGCCCTGGCCCGCCATCCGGGCCTATGGGGAAATCGATCCTGGCAACGCGAGACTGAGGGGCATGTTGACCGAGACGGTGAGGAATGGGGCGTGGCGTTTGTTGTGGATTCCGCCCTCCTTGCCTTACTATCGGCTCGGTGGGCCGTTTGATGATCAGGTGCTGGAGCGCTTCACAAAACGGTTAGTGTTCTCATCGTGGCTGGTGGCGCCCAAGGTGATCGCGGCGATTCTGAGCTACGAGTCTGAGCGCTTGATGATGACCTCGGGGGCTGATACGGTGCTGGAGAACACCGTCGAGGCGCGGCGACGCCGGAGTCCGCTGCTCAGATTCGCGCGCGACAGCGAAGGGCGTCTCACAGGGATGCCCGTGCTGGGGCTCATCTACCCGAGCATGGCGCTGGGTCGGTTGGGAGACCCGCTCGAGTTCTTCCGCGAACGAGGCGCGGACGGGGCGGCGCCGCTCATTTCGGAGATGCTCAAGTGGGTCGGGAGCCGCCTGGAGGGGCTATTGCCCGCGATCGGGGCGACCCTCGGCGGCACGGGGCCGGTGGACGAAACGTGGTACTGGGCCGCACCGATTCTGCTCGATGTTCTGACTGAACCCGCCGCTGCGCGCAGGTGGCTTTCGCAAGGCAATCTGGACTGGATTTGGTCGAGCGCCGGGGAATCGCGTCGGGACCAGAGCGAAGATACGATTTGGGCTGAGCACGTGAAACGGGCTAGAGACCTTGTTGCGGACCGCCCGCCACTAGGGCGCCCTCCTGATGATCTGGTGAGCGTCCTCGCCGAGATGGCGCTAGCGGGGCCGGCTGTCGCCGCGATGCGCGCGCTCGCGCGCATCGCAGGAGGCCCGGCACGGTTTCCGGAAGACTGGCTACGGAATCACGCCGGACAGGTGGCCTGGGCGTTCCGAAGCCTGTTCAACCTCCCTGAGGTCATGGCGTTGATTCGCGGAATGAACCCCGAGGAGCCCTACTGGCGCCGAGTGCTGGACTACTGTGTGAACGGCGGCCTTCAAGCGACGCTCGACGAGTTTGCCCATATGCTGCGAGAGATGCTGGGCCTCTTCGACAAAAAACCCGATGAGGTGTCCGCAGCCGTTTCTGGCGCCATGGACTTCGCGCTCGGTCTGCGCGCATCGACGACGCGGGTTGACGAAATCGTTGTGAACAATGATTCGCACGCCATCGCGATCGAGGACCAAGGCATGCGCGCCCGGTTTGCCATGCGGTTCGGAGATGACGATGCAGACGGCGGAGCCGAGGTCACACGCAAGGACCAGGTCCGAGCTGCCTTTAATTCGCCTTTTTGGCCCTTTGTGGTCGCCACCACATCTATCGGGCAGGAAGGCCTCGATTTCCACCCCTACTGCCACGCAGTTGTGCACTGGAATCTCCCTTCCAATCCGGTAGACCTCGAGCAACGCGAAGGCCGGATCCATCGGTACAAGGGCCATGCTGTTCGCAGGAACCTCGCTTTGCGTTACGGGGCCTCAGCGCTCTCAACAGGGTGCAACGATCCCTGGGATTCGGCATTTGAGCAGGGCAGCCGCGATCGCGCTGAGGGCGTTTCGGACCTCGTGCCATTTTGGGTGTACCAGATTGACGGTGGAGCAAAGATCGAACGACACGTCCCCGCCTTGGCGATGAGCCGGGATCTCAACCGTTTGGCTGCTCTCCGGCGGGCTCTGACCCTTTACCGCATGGTCTTCGGCCAGCCGCGGCAGGAAGATTTGCTCGCCTATCTCACGTCTCGCTCGCCCGAACCCGAAGTTGCACGGGCCCTGAGCAATCTACGAATAGATCTGAGTCCGCCAGAGATCTAG
- a CDS encoding phospholipase D family protein: MVLNGELAQRRNAFADNHPLGDFFAALPGLAIRRPIPDRIQRDVDRLQDEVRRVRFDLPDGFAAITFWPLGIDGARRWPFVGRIDRMLVISPFLSPRLLSRLAKDGDKHVLVSRLESLEALDDPAALGQFERVFFMNPSADAPNEIDEETNAGGERSLSGLHAKLYVADAGWDARVWVGSANATERAFGANVEFLIELVGAKSRCGVDAVLGGDESVPFAGLLQLFEPGNQAPGAEPISEQLERHLELARRAVASAPLYLRVDPGDGPEQIRLGLFGRGAEAVNLPSDLDIRCWPITLKEDVAALSLSAGTGLLADFGLLSFEALTSFLAFEIAGTVDGVPGAVRFVLNLPIEGAPADRRDRILRSLLRDPDRVLRFLFLLLSEDEIEARDALFSGNGQGPGTKGLFGPEDGSALFEVLVSTLDRNPAKLDEVARLIDDLRKSPEGEALLPPGFNSVWQPIWTARQRLKDEYAGPTP, from the coding sequence TTGGTCCTGAACGGCGAACTCGCACAACGGCGGAACGCGTTCGCCGACAACCACCCGCTCGGTGATTTCTTTGCGGCGTTGCCGGGCTTGGCCATCCGTCGGCCCATTCCCGACAGGATTCAGCGAGATGTCGACCGCCTCCAGGACGAGGTGCGTCGCGTCCGCTTCGATCTCCCAGACGGGTTCGCGGCCATAACCTTCTGGCCGCTTGGCATCGATGGTGCGCGCCGCTGGCCGTTTGTGGGCCGCATCGACCGCATGCTCGTGATTTCACCCTTTTTGTCGCCACGACTTCTCTCTCGCCTCGCGAAGGACGGTGACAAGCACGTCCTTGTCTCCAGGTTGGAGAGCCTGGAGGCGCTGGATGATCCTGCCGCGCTCGGGCAGTTCGAGCGCGTATTCTTCATGAATCCTTCGGCCGATGCTCCCAACGAGATCGACGAAGAGACCAATGCGGGAGGCGAGCGTTCCCTCTCGGGTCTTCACGCGAAGTTGTACGTCGCCGACGCGGGATGGGATGCCCGGGTGTGGGTCGGTTCGGCCAATGCCACCGAGCGGGCCTTTGGCGCGAACGTGGAGTTTCTCATTGAACTCGTTGGGGCCAAGAGCCGGTGCGGCGTGGATGCGGTACTCGGAGGGGATGAATCAGTACCCTTTGCCGGTCTTCTCCAGCTCTTCGAGCCAGGGAATCAGGCGCCCGGCGCCGAGCCGATCTCGGAACAACTTGAACGCCACCTCGAGCTGGCGCGGCGGGCCGTAGCCTCGGCGCCCCTGTATCTTCGGGTTGACCCAGGCGATGGCCCAGAGCAGATCCGGCTCGGACTCTTCGGCCGGGGTGCGGAAGCGGTGAACCTGCCGTCTGACCTTGACATCCGATGCTGGCCCATCACGCTCAAGGAGGACGTCGCTGCGTTATCGCTGTCCGCTGGGACCGGCCTCCTGGCGGACTTCGGGCTGCTGTCGTTTGAAGCTCTAACGTCGTTCCTGGCCTTCGAGATCGCCGGGACGGTCGATGGCGTGCCGGGAGCCGTCCGATTCGTCCTGAACCTGCCCATCGAAGGGGCCCCGGCGGATCGGCGGGACAGAATCCTCCGTTCACTGCTCCGGGACCCTGACCGCGTCCTGCGCTTCCTTTTTCTCCTTCTTTCGGAAGACGAGATTGAGGCGAGAGACGCGCTGTTCTCCGGAAACGGTCAGGGTCCGGGGACTAAGGGCTTGTTCGGGCCCGAGGATGGGTCGGCACTTTTCGAGGTCCTAGTCAGCACGCTCGACCGCAACCCGGCAAAGCTGGACGAAGTCGCTCGCCTCATAGACGATCTGCGGAAATCGCCCGAGGGGGAGGCCCTCCTCCCCCCCGGGTTTAACTCCGTCTGGCAACCGATCTGGACTGCGCGGCAGAGGCTGAAGGATGAGTACGCCGGCCCGACGCCCTGA